The following proteins come from a genomic window of Nostoc sp. ATCC 53789:
- a CDS encoding VOC family protein: protein MSDLGFTHIALAVSDVDASISFYAKYAQMTVVHRRTDQTTQVDVAWISDLTRPFVIVLIKAAKVEGALLPQSHLGVAYQNRGEIDRLCNEARAEEILLDGPNDWGFPVGYWAYIRDPDGHTLEISYGQEISFTVEQARDASNRVS, encoded by the coding sequence ATGTCTGATCTTGGTTTTACTCACATTGCACTTGCAGTCAGTGATGTTGATGCAAGTATCTCATTTTATGCAAAGTATGCCCAAATGACAGTTGTGCATCGTCGCACCGATCAAACTACTCAAGTAGATGTTGCTTGGATTAGTGACCTGACTAGACCTTTTGTGATTGTCCTAATTAAAGCAGCTAAAGTAGAAGGCGCATTATTACCACAATCCCATCTTGGGGTAGCTTATCAGAATCGTGGGGAAATCGATCGCCTGTGCAATGAGGCACGCGCTGAGGAAATACTGCTAGATGGGCCAAATGACTGGGGCTTTCCGGTTGGTTACTGGGCTTATATTCGAGACCCTGATGGTCATACACTAGAAATTTCCTATGGTCAGGAGATTAGTTTTACAGTTGAGCAAGCTAGAGACGCGAGTAATCGCGTCTCTTAA
- a CDS encoding S-layer homology domain-containing protein — translation MNQSYFAQISKFVLAATSVAIFSPIASASATSGFSTTVAQISDNSTGQQLLADKKLETRSRTTTIERQTITTESRSSSVSAKGKKTGFSLAIWEPSGNLSEVIARISVKSKGSKGYLKERFLGDYKYKIKQKAKFAKGLKASDRIVVRLYDVQNRFIGYSEFECLSANTTVNLVLSAKPTEYQVVRTVYGVDADQNGTIDTGTTTYDYFTQVSDQRVSFLSSSQTFQGSQFQVEGLSKIAGTSVYPVSFTQGEYALVRQSFVSVFSSDLAEALQATPGSLVQVIEVSDNSSYDISQMLMNYRQVGMSRALQVGFSDVSTDYWAKDFIAELASMEILEGFPDGTFRPDAPVTRAQFAAMLRKAFTKGKIRRAIAFKDVSTQYWAYNAISEVYQMGFLNAVIGKDFNPSQSLSRLDILVALARGLNYQSSGSTDTILSVYSDATTIRSEYRSLIAALTQRGIVVNYPNVKLLNVERVATRSEVSALLYQALSSTGQVANISSQYVVGQQQQVAAEEQTETSTEGVKPRRHCNQGIGNGSEGCDPGNSHPHGGSNDEGGRTPGKK, via the coding sequence ATGAATCAAAGTTATTTTGCTCAAATCAGCAAATTTGTTCTGGCTGCAACCTCTGTGGCAATATTTTCGCCAATCGCTTCTGCATCTGCAACTTCAGGGTTCTCTACCACCGTCGCCCAAATATCTGATAATTCCACAGGTCAACAACTTTTAGCTGATAAAAAACTAGAAACCAGGAGTCGTACTACTACTATTGAGCGGCAAACTATCACCACAGAAAGCCGCAGTAGTAGTGTTTCTGCAAAAGGCAAAAAAACAGGTTTTAGCCTTGCCATTTGGGAACCATCCGGGAACTTGTCAGAGGTGATTGCTCGCATTTCTGTCAAGAGTAAAGGTAGCAAGGGCTATTTAAAAGAGCGCTTTTTGGGTGATTACAAGTACAAGATTAAGCAAAAAGCAAAATTTGCTAAGGGGTTAAAAGCTAGCGATCGCATCGTCGTGCGATTGTATGATGTTCAAAACCGCTTTATTGGCTACAGCGAATTTGAATGTTTATCGGCAAATACCACAGTTAACCTGGTTTTGTCAGCTAAACCTACAGAATATCAAGTCGTTCGCACTGTTTATGGTGTTGATGCTGACCAAAACGGCACTATTGACACAGGTACCACCACCTACGACTACTTCACCCAAGTTAGCGACCAACGTGTTAGTTTTCTGAGCAGTTCCCAAACCTTCCAAGGTAGTCAGTTCCAAGTAGAAGGTTTGTCAAAAATTGCAGGAACCAGCGTTTATCCCGTTTCTTTCACTCAGGGTGAGTATGCTTTAGTGCGTCAGTCGTTCGTGAGCGTCTTTAGTTCCGACTTAGCAGAGGCTTTGCAAGCTACTCCTGGCAGCTTGGTGCAGGTGATTGAAGTCAGCGATAACTCTAGCTACGACATCAGCCAAATGCTGATGAATTATCGCCAAGTTGGGATGTCTCGCGCTCTTCAGGTTGGGTTTTCTGACGTTTCTACAGACTACTGGGCTAAAGATTTTATTGCCGAATTGGCCTCAATGGAAATTCTCGAAGGTTTTCCTGATGGGACTTTTCGCCCGGATGCACCAGTAACTCGCGCTCAATTTGCGGCAATGTTGCGGAAAGCGTTTACCAAGGGGAAAATTCGTCGAGCGATCGCATTTAAGGATGTCTCAACTCAATATTGGGCTTACAATGCCATCAGCGAAGTTTATCAAATGGGCTTTTTAAACGCTGTTATTGGTAAGGATTTCAACCCCAGCCAAAGCCTTTCTCGCCTTGATATTTTGGTAGCATTAGCGCGGGGATTAAATTATCAAAGCAGTGGTTCCACGGATACAATTTTATCTGTTTACAGCGATGCAACTACTATTCGTAGTGAATATCGCAGTCTGATTGCAGCTTTGACACAACGCGGTATAGTCGTCAACTATCCCAATGTGAAATTGCTAAATGTTGAACGGGTAGCAACCAGGTCTGAAGTGTCTGCTTTGCTATACCAAGCTCTATCTAGCACTGGACAAGTAGCAAATATCTCCTCGCAGTATGTCGTTGGACAACAACAACAAGTTGCAGCTGAGGAGCAGACTGAAACTTCAACAGAGGGGGTAAAACCACGTCGCCACTGTAACCAAGGAATTGGTAATGGTTCTGAGGGATGTGACCCAGGCAATTCCCATCCTCACGGTGGCAGTAACGATGAAGGTGGACGCACACCTGGTAAAAAGTAA
- a CDS encoding MBL fold metallo-hydrolase — MFLTWFDSNSWLLEIGGKRILIDPWLVGSLIFSNLDWLFKGSRSQNRPIPDNIDLILLSQGLEDHAHPPTLQVLDHSIKVVASPNAAKVVQQLGYTQVTTLAHGETFTLNNQVEIKAFPGSPIGPTLVENSYLLKELESGLTVYYEPHGYHSPQLQQSAPIDVVITPFIDMTLPLLGPIIKGKNSALEVVKSLQPQVIIPTAAGGDVAFEGLLMKLIQTKGTAEEFRSLVEKNNLSTRVLEPKPGDRFELPLEKRALAI, encoded by the coding sequence ATGTTTTTAACTTGGTTTGACAGCAACTCTTGGTTACTGGAAATTGGTGGAAAAAGAATACTGATTGACCCTTGGCTGGTTGGTTCTTTAATTTTCAGCAATTTGGATTGGTTATTCAAAGGTTCGCGATCGCAAAATCGCCCAATACCAGATAATATTGATTTGATTCTGCTGTCTCAGGGTTTAGAAGACCACGCTCACCCACCAACGCTTCAGGTACTCGACCACAGCATCAAGGTTGTAGCCTCTCCCAATGCTGCCAAGGTAGTACAGCAGTTAGGTTATACCCAAGTTACTACTCTCGCTCATGGTGAAACTTTCACTTTAAATAATCAAGTTGAAATCAAAGCTTTCCCTGGTTCACCCATTGGCCCGACTTTGGTAGAAAATAGTTATCTCCTCAAAGAATTGGAAAGTGGGCTAACTGTATACTACGAGCCTCACGGTTATCATTCTCCACAACTTCAGCAATCTGCACCCATTGATGTAGTGATTACACCGTTTATTGATATGACATTGCCTTTGCTGGGGCCGATTATTAAAGGTAAAAATAGCGCTTTGGAAGTAGTAAAATCGTTACAACCTCAAGTAATAATACCTACTGCGGCTGGTGGTGATGTGGCGTTTGAAGGGTTGCTGATGAAATTGATTCAGACTAAAGGAACTGCTGAGGAATTTCGTTCGTTAGTAGAGAAAAACAATCTTTCAACACGGGTACTTGAACCGAAACCAGGCGATCGCTTTGAACTACCATTAGAAAAACGAGCATTAGCAATTTAA